A single window of Hippocampus zosterae strain Florida chromosome 15, ASM2543408v3, whole genome shotgun sequence DNA harbors:
- the wdr47a gene encoding WD repeat-containing protein 47 isoform X2: MTEEETINVKEVEIIKVILDFLHSRKLHISMLALEKESGIINGLYSDDMLFLRQLVLDGQWDEVLQFIQPLECMEKFDKKRFRYIVLKQKFLEALCVNNAMSAEDEPQHLEFTMQEAVKCLHTLEEFCPSKDDYSKLCLLLTLPRLTNHAEFKDWNPSTARVQCFEEACTMVAEFIPADRKLSEAGFKASGDRLFQLLLKGVLYECCVEFCQSKATGEEITESEVLLGVDMLCGNGCDDVDLSLLSWMQNLAHSVFSCAFEQKQLNIHVDRLVKPAKTGYADLLTPLISKLSPYPSSPLRRPQSADTYMSRSLNPALDGLSYGLSNQDKRTGGGEAALGKGVSPMSHSFANFHYPGAGGQNLSKSLLMESSDCHSIFEESPETSRTDSPLDKIMGSSVTQNSRPASAPGEDAPPAGSAEKNELWDSSEKYEEYYRQRLRVQQHLEQTQQQRQMYKQMLLEGGVQQEPPPSDLQHSLTEKFLNRSIQKLEELNVGMEGLGDEVKSLAQQCNGNAPPSECNNNPASSGLQHNQSGGGGDGGLLCSTPQRVAGGRPVSPLNESPIIQNSGQNHKASPHGDSPGSLSRSKEGSDKEKRLFVPVHTLEDTQAVRAVSFHPSGTLYAVGSNSKTLRVCAYPETRDTSDSSPATEPVVRFKRNKHHKGSIYCVAWSHCGQLLATGSNDKYVKVLPFSAETCNATGPDLEFSMHDGTIRDLAFMEGPESGGAILISAGAGDCNIYTTDCQRGQGLHALSGHTGHILSLYTWGGWMIASGSQDKTVRFWDLRVPTCVRVVGTAFHGSGSPVASVAVDPSGRLLATGQEDSACMLYDIRGGRIVQVYRPHGSDVRSVRFSPGAHYLLTGSYDTKVMVTNLQGDLTKQLPVTVVGEHGDKVIQCRWHTEDLSFLSSSADRTVTLWTHNP, encoded by the exons ATGACAGaggaagaaacaattaatgtgaAGGAGGTGGAGATCATCAAGGTGATCTTGGACTTCCTCCACTCCAGAAAGCTGCACATCAGCATGCTGGCTCTGGAAAAGGAGAGCGGCATTATCAACGGCCTCTACTCGGATGACATGCTCTTCCTCAG ACAACTGGTGCTGGATGGCCAGTGGGATGAGGTCCTGCAGTTTATTCAGCCTTTGGAGTGTATGGAGAAGTTTGACAAAAAGAG GTTCCGTTACATCGTCCTAAAGCAGAAGTTTCTGGAAGCTCTGTGTGTGAATAATGCCATGTCTGCTGAGGATGAGCCACAAcat TTGGAGTTCACCATGCAGGAGGCGGTCAAGTGTCTGCACACCTTGGAGGAGTTCTGCCCCTCCAAAGACGACTACAGCAAATTGTGTCTCCTGCTCACCTTACCTCGCCTCACAAACCACGCTGAATTTAAG GACTGGAACCCAAGCACAGCCCGGGTGCAGTGCTTCGAGGAGGCTTGCACCATGGTGGCCGAGTTCATCCCGGCGGATAGGAAGCTGAGTGAGGCTGGATTCAAAGCCAGCGGGGATcgcctcttccagctcctcctcAAAGGAGTCCTCTATGAGTGCTGTGTGGAGTTCTGCCAG AGCAAGGCAACGGGTGAAGAGATCACGGAGAGCGAGGTCCTGCTGGGCGTGGACATGCTGTGCGGCAACGGCTGCGATGACGTGGATTTGTCTCTGCTGTCCTGGATGCAGAACCTGGCCCACAGCGTCTTCTCCTGCGCCTTCGAACAGAAGCAGCTCAACATCCACGTGGACCGTCTGGTCAAACCGGCCAAGACCGGCTACGCCGACCTGCTCACTCCTCTCATCAGCAAACTGTCCCCGTATCCGTCCTCGCCGCTGCGGCGGCCCCAGTCCGCCGACACCTACATGTCGCGGTCTTTGAATCCGGCTCTGGATGGGTTGTCCTACGGGCTGTCCAACCAGGATAAGCGAACGGGTGGTGGCGAGGCCGCACTGGGTAAAGGCGTCTCCCCAATGTCTCACTCCTTTGCCAACTTCCACTACCCTGGCGCGGGTGGACAGAACCTCAGCAAGAGCCTCTTGATGGAGAGCTCCGACTGCCACAGCATTTTTGAGGAATCGCCAGAGAC gTCGAGGACCGACTCACCTTTGGACAAAATAATGGGTTCGAGCGTTACTCAGAACTCGCGCCCCGCATCGGCTCCTGGAGAGGATGCGCCACCAGCTGGTTCTGCTGAAAAGAATGAG CTCTGGGACTCCTCCGAGAAGTACGAGGAGTATTACCGTCAGCGCCTACGTGTGCAACAGCACCTGGAGCAGACGCAGCAGCAGAGGCAGATGTACAAGCAGATGTTGTTGGAAGGCGGCGTGCAGCAGGAGCCTCCACCCAGTGACTTGCAGCACAGCCTCACGGAAAAGTTCCtcaacag GTCCATCCAGAAGCTGGAGGAGCTCAACGTGGGGATGGAGGGTTTAGGAGATGAGGTGAAATCTTTGGCCCAACAGTGCAACGGCAACGCACCTCCCTCCGAGTGCAACAACAACCCCGCCTCCTCCGGCCTGCAGCACAACCagagcggtggcggcggcgatgGCGGCCTGCTGTGCAGCACACCGCAGCGCGTTGCGGGAGGCCGTCCCGTCTCGCCCCTAAATGAATCCCCCATCATCCAAAACAG CGGGCAGAATCACAAAGCAAGTCCACATGGTGACTCACCGGGCTCATTATCCCGCAGCAAAGAG GGTAGCGACAAAGAAAAAAGACTGTTTGTGCCCGTGCATACTCTCGAGGACACTCAGGCTGTCCGTGCCGTTTCCTTCCACCCGTCTGGGACCCTCTACGCTGTTGGCTCCAACTCCAAAACACTCCGCGTCTGTGCCTATCCAGAAACACGTGACACCAG CGACTCGAGTCCAGCCACGGAGCCGGTAGTCCGCTTCAAAAGGAACAAACACCACAAAGGTTCGATTTACTGCGTGGCCTGGAGCCACTGTGGGCAGCTGCTGGCGACCGGCTCCAACGACAAATATGTCAAAGTTCTACCGTTCAGTGCGGAGACTTGCAATGCCACAG GCCCGGACTTGGAGTTCAGCATGCACGACGGCACCATCAGGGACTTGGCCTTCATGGAGGGCCCAGAAAGCGGAGGGGCCATTTTAATCAGCGCCGGAGCGGGAGACTGCAACATTTACACCACCGACTGCCAGCGAGGGCAAGGCCTGCACGCCCTCAGCGGACACACGG GTCACATCCTGTCTCTTTACACGTGGGGGGGCTGGATGATCGCATCCGGCTCCCAAGACAAGACGGTGCGTTTCTGGGACCTCAGGGTGCCCACCTGCGTGCGAGTGGTGGGCACAGCCTTCCACGGCTCAG GCAGCCCCGTGGCCTCGGTGGCGGTGGACCCGAGCGGCCGTCTGCTGGCGACGGGACAAGAGGACAGCGCTTGCATGCTCTACGACATTCGAGGCGGGCGCATCGTGCAGGTGTACCGCCCGCACGGCAGCGACGTGCGCTCGGTCCGCTTCTCTCCCGGCGCGCACTACCTGCTCACTGGCTCTTATGACACCAAAGTCATGGTCACCAACCTTCAAG GTGACTTGACTAAACAGCTGCCTGTGACGGTGGTGGGGGAGCACGGCGACAAGGTGATCCAGTGTCGCTGGCACACCGAGGACCTCTCCTTCCTGTCGTCGTCTGCCGACCGCACCGTCACGCTGTGGACTCACAACCCGTAA
- the wdr47a gene encoding WD repeat-containing protein 47 isoform X1, with product MSVATMTEEETINVKEVEIIKVILDFLHSRKLHISMLALEKESGIINGLYSDDMLFLRQLVLDGQWDEVLQFIQPLECMEKFDKKRFRYIVLKQKFLEALCVNNAMSAEDEPQHLEFTMQEAVKCLHTLEEFCPSKDDYSKLCLLLTLPRLTNHAEFKDWNPSTARVQCFEEACTMVAEFIPADRKLSEAGFKASGDRLFQLLLKGVLYECCVEFCQSKATGEEITESEVLLGVDMLCGNGCDDVDLSLLSWMQNLAHSVFSCAFEQKQLNIHVDRLVKPAKTGYADLLTPLISKLSPYPSSPLRRPQSADTYMSRSLNPALDGLSYGLSNQDKRTGGGEAALGKGVSPMSHSFANFHYPGAGGQNLSKSLLMESSDCHSIFEESPETSRTDSPLDKIMGSSVTQNSRPASAPGEDAPPAGSAEKNELWDSSEKYEEYYRQRLRVQQHLEQTQQQRQMYKQMLLEGGVQQEPPPSDLQHSLTEKFLNRSIQKLEELNVGMEGLGDEVKSLAQQCNGNAPPSECNNNPASSGLQHNQSGGGGDGGLLCSTPQRVAGGRPVSPLNESPIIQNSGQNHKASPHGDSPGSLSRSKEGSDKEKRLFVPVHTLEDTQAVRAVSFHPSGTLYAVGSNSKTLRVCAYPETRDTSDSSPATEPVVRFKRNKHHKGSIYCVAWSHCGQLLATGSNDKYVKVLPFSAETCNATGPDLEFSMHDGTIRDLAFMEGPESGGAILISAGAGDCNIYTTDCQRGQGLHALSGHTGHILSLYTWGGWMIASGSQDKTVRFWDLRVPTCVRVVGTAFHGSGSPVASVAVDPSGRLLATGQEDSACMLYDIRGGRIVQVYRPHGSDVRSVRFSPGAHYLLTGSYDTKVMVTNLQGDLTKQLPVTVVGEHGDKVIQCRWHTEDLSFLSSSADRTVTLWTHNP from the exons ATG TCTGTCGCCACCATGACAGaggaagaaacaattaatgtgaAGGAGGTGGAGATCATCAAGGTGATCTTGGACTTCCTCCACTCCAGAAAGCTGCACATCAGCATGCTGGCTCTGGAAAAGGAGAGCGGCATTATCAACGGCCTCTACTCGGATGACATGCTCTTCCTCAG ACAACTGGTGCTGGATGGCCAGTGGGATGAGGTCCTGCAGTTTATTCAGCCTTTGGAGTGTATGGAGAAGTTTGACAAAAAGAG GTTCCGTTACATCGTCCTAAAGCAGAAGTTTCTGGAAGCTCTGTGTGTGAATAATGCCATGTCTGCTGAGGATGAGCCACAAcat TTGGAGTTCACCATGCAGGAGGCGGTCAAGTGTCTGCACACCTTGGAGGAGTTCTGCCCCTCCAAAGACGACTACAGCAAATTGTGTCTCCTGCTCACCTTACCTCGCCTCACAAACCACGCTGAATTTAAG GACTGGAACCCAAGCACAGCCCGGGTGCAGTGCTTCGAGGAGGCTTGCACCATGGTGGCCGAGTTCATCCCGGCGGATAGGAAGCTGAGTGAGGCTGGATTCAAAGCCAGCGGGGATcgcctcttccagctcctcctcAAAGGAGTCCTCTATGAGTGCTGTGTGGAGTTCTGCCAG AGCAAGGCAACGGGTGAAGAGATCACGGAGAGCGAGGTCCTGCTGGGCGTGGACATGCTGTGCGGCAACGGCTGCGATGACGTGGATTTGTCTCTGCTGTCCTGGATGCAGAACCTGGCCCACAGCGTCTTCTCCTGCGCCTTCGAACAGAAGCAGCTCAACATCCACGTGGACCGTCTGGTCAAACCGGCCAAGACCGGCTACGCCGACCTGCTCACTCCTCTCATCAGCAAACTGTCCCCGTATCCGTCCTCGCCGCTGCGGCGGCCCCAGTCCGCCGACACCTACATGTCGCGGTCTTTGAATCCGGCTCTGGATGGGTTGTCCTACGGGCTGTCCAACCAGGATAAGCGAACGGGTGGTGGCGAGGCCGCACTGGGTAAAGGCGTCTCCCCAATGTCTCACTCCTTTGCCAACTTCCACTACCCTGGCGCGGGTGGACAGAACCTCAGCAAGAGCCTCTTGATGGAGAGCTCCGACTGCCACAGCATTTTTGAGGAATCGCCAGAGAC gTCGAGGACCGACTCACCTTTGGACAAAATAATGGGTTCGAGCGTTACTCAGAACTCGCGCCCCGCATCGGCTCCTGGAGAGGATGCGCCACCAGCTGGTTCTGCTGAAAAGAATGAG CTCTGGGACTCCTCCGAGAAGTACGAGGAGTATTACCGTCAGCGCCTACGTGTGCAACAGCACCTGGAGCAGACGCAGCAGCAGAGGCAGATGTACAAGCAGATGTTGTTGGAAGGCGGCGTGCAGCAGGAGCCTCCACCCAGTGACTTGCAGCACAGCCTCACGGAAAAGTTCCtcaacag GTCCATCCAGAAGCTGGAGGAGCTCAACGTGGGGATGGAGGGTTTAGGAGATGAGGTGAAATCTTTGGCCCAACAGTGCAACGGCAACGCACCTCCCTCCGAGTGCAACAACAACCCCGCCTCCTCCGGCCTGCAGCACAACCagagcggtggcggcggcgatgGCGGCCTGCTGTGCAGCACACCGCAGCGCGTTGCGGGAGGCCGTCCCGTCTCGCCCCTAAATGAATCCCCCATCATCCAAAACAG CGGGCAGAATCACAAAGCAAGTCCACATGGTGACTCACCGGGCTCATTATCCCGCAGCAAAGAG GGTAGCGACAAAGAAAAAAGACTGTTTGTGCCCGTGCATACTCTCGAGGACACTCAGGCTGTCCGTGCCGTTTCCTTCCACCCGTCTGGGACCCTCTACGCTGTTGGCTCCAACTCCAAAACACTCCGCGTCTGTGCCTATCCAGAAACACGTGACACCAG CGACTCGAGTCCAGCCACGGAGCCGGTAGTCCGCTTCAAAAGGAACAAACACCACAAAGGTTCGATTTACTGCGTGGCCTGGAGCCACTGTGGGCAGCTGCTGGCGACCGGCTCCAACGACAAATATGTCAAAGTTCTACCGTTCAGTGCGGAGACTTGCAATGCCACAG GCCCGGACTTGGAGTTCAGCATGCACGACGGCACCATCAGGGACTTGGCCTTCATGGAGGGCCCAGAAAGCGGAGGGGCCATTTTAATCAGCGCCGGAGCGGGAGACTGCAACATTTACACCACCGACTGCCAGCGAGGGCAAGGCCTGCACGCCCTCAGCGGACACACGG GTCACATCCTGTCTCTTTACACGTGGGGGGGCTGGATGATCGCATCCGGCTCCCAAGACAAGACGGTGCGTTTCTGGGACCTCAGGGTGCCCACCTGCGTGCGAGTGGTGGGCACAGCCTTCCACGGCTCAG GCAGCCCCGTGGCCTCGGTGGCGGTGGACCCGAGCGGCCGTCTGCTGGCGACGGGACAAGAGGACAGCGCTTGCATGCTCTACGACATTCGAGGCGGGCGCATCGTGCAGGTGTACCGCCCGCACGGCAGCGACGTGCGCTCGGTCCGCTTCTCTCCCGGCGCGCACTACCTGCTCACTGGCTCTTATGACACCAAAGTCATGGTCACCAACCTTCAAG GTGACTTGACTAAACAGCTGCCTGTGACGGTGGTGGGGGAGCACGGCGACAAGGTGATCCAGTGTCGCTGGCACACCGAGGACCTCTCCTTCCTGTCGTCGTCTGCCGACCGCACCGTCACGCTGTGGACTCACAACCCGTAA